One window of Deltaproteobacteria bacterium genomic DNA carries:
- a CDS encoding glycosyltransferase, producing MSLVDTAKRFVLNQMVDGRLRALGKPIYTVVVAQELVAQRILDTLCGIPPSCDETLLQHLTAVVKTFERPHMLKRLIASTERICPSLKIVIADDSRCPSQISGVNVIRLPYDTGISFGRNEALKVVSTKYALIMDDDFIFYRRTDLTSALTHMERNPEIDIMGGAVVDLPLFKTPDFSKVALFPTKAEPTRPVGSEIGGFPVCDMVANFFIGRTDRVAHVGWDPRLKKMEHKDFFTRARGILTTVFNAELKCLHARTPFDKAYMMKRNDVDRERKLLRDRYSVR from the coding sequence ATGTCGCTTGTTGACACAGCCAAGCGTTTTGTTCTCAACCAGATGGTGGACGGTCGTCTTCGGGCTTTGGGAAAGCCGATCTACACCGTTGTCGTTGCTCAGGAACTCGTCGCCCAACGGATCCTGGATACACTCTGTGGAATCCCCCCTTCCTGTGACGAAACGTTGCTTCAGCACCTCACCGCTGTAGTAAAGACGTTTGAACGGCCGCACATGTTGAAGCGCTTGATCGCCAGTACGGAAAGGATCTGTCCGAGCCTCAAAATCGTTATTGCGGACGACAGCCGCTGTCCTTCGCAAATCAGTGGCGTGAACGTCATCCGTCTTCCCTATGACACCGGTATCTCATTTGGACGAAACGAAGCCCTGAAAGTTGTTTCAACAAAGTATGCGCTCATCATGGATGACGACTTTATCTTTTATCGCCGCACGGACCTTACGTCGGCCCTCACCCATATGGAGCGTAATCCCGAGATCGACATCATGGGCGGGGCGGTGGTGGATCTACCGCTGTTCAAAACGCCGGACTTCAGCAAAGTGGCCTTGTTTCCCACGAAAGCCGAGCCAACCAGACCCGTGGGTAGTGAGATTGGAGGGTTTCCCGTTTGCGACATGGTGGCGAATTTCTTCATCGGACGGACGGACCGCGTCGCGCACGTGGGTTGGGATCCCCGGTTGAAAAAAATGGAACACAAGGATTTCTTTACGCGGGCAAGAGGCATCCTGACCACTGTGTTCAATGCCGAGCTCAAGTGCCTGCACGCCCGAACCCCCTTTGACAAGGCCTACATGATGAAACGAAATGATGTGGACCGGGAGCGCAAGCTGTTAAGAGACCGGTATTCTGTTCGATAA
- a CDS encoding MBL fold metallo-hydrolase, whose amino-acid sequence METIVSILCDNSIKAPGFMGEHGFSALIERNGEKLLFDAGSALSIEHNLKKLDRNLEGLTKILVSHGHYDHTGGLKWVLEQVGRVEVVAHPAMFSKHMARNPEDPNDTGRYIGCPYPREELEQLGAVFRFTDRSIEVVSGVWFLVGIEREQDHVPSDPRLVLPGGGSLQLDPIEDDASLLIETDEDPVLVLGCAHGGVLNILDHAKNEMGVNKLKAILGGTHLLLVGSKDMPEIIEKFEEFSVKLLGVSHCTGMKATLELARHFGDRFELASAGSVFRF is encoded by the coding sequence ATGGAGACCATTGTTTCCATTTTGTGTGACAACAGCATCAAAGCCCCCGGATTCATGGGAGAGCACGGCTTCAGCGCGCTCATCGAACGGAACGGGGAAAAACTGCTTTTTGACGCCGGATCGGCTTTGTCCATCGAGCATAATCTCAAGAAATTGGACAGAAATCTCGAGGGGCTGACCAAGATACTGGTGAGCCACGGCCATTACGATCACACCGGTGGGTTGAAGTGGGTTCTCGAACAGGTCGGGCGTGTCGAGGTGGTGGCTCATCCGGCCATGTTTTCGAAGCACATGGCCCGCAACCCCGAGGATCCAAACGATACCGGCAGGTATATCGGTTGTCCGTACCCTCGCGAAGAACTGGAACAACTGGGAGCCGTTTTCCGATTCACGGACCGGAGCATCGAGGTCGTTTCCGGCGTGTGGTTTCTGGTGGGCATCGAGCGGGAGCAGGATCATGTGCCTTCGGACCCCCGGCTCGTGCTTCCCGGCGGAGGTTCCTTACAACTCGATCCTATCGAGGACGACGCCAGCCTGTTGATCGAAACGGACGAGGATCCGGTGCTGGTGCTGGGATGCGCCCACGGGGGCGTGCTCAACATCCTCGATCACGCCAAAAACGAGATGGGCGTGAACAAGCTGAAAGCCATATTAGGGGGCACCCATTTGCTGCTTGTCGGTTCCAAGGACATGCCTGAAATCATTGAGAAGTTCGAGGAGTTTTCCGTGAAATTGCTCGGCGTTTCGCATTGCACGGGCATGAAGGCCACGCTTGAGCTGGCCAGGCATTTCGGAGACCGTTTCGAACTGGCCTCGGCCGGAAGCGTGTTTCGCTTTTAA
- a CDS encoding archease has translation MSKAPLPGTCRPIEHTADLGLEFEAPTIEGLFQTAGLALFREMVSGDSGVEATSGFVEVSGLDREDLLIRFLNELLYLFEEERQVIEDISVRMESERHLRADIETVPFDPEVHEVVEDIKAATYHRIHIRKNRTWKATVIFDV, from the coding sequence ATGAGCAAAGCGCCTCTTCCCGGAACCTGCCGTCCCATCGAGCATACGGCGGACCTCGGCCTTGAATTCGAAGCGCCGACGATCGAAGGTCTTTTTCAAACCGCCGGCCTCGCGCTTTTCCGCGAGATGGTCTCCGGCGATAGCGGCGTGGAGGCGACAAGCGGCTTCGTGGAAGTGTCGGGACTCGATCGGGAGGACCTTCTGATCCGCTTTCTGAACGAGCTTCTGTATCTGTTTGAAGAAGAACGACAGGTGATAGAGGATATTTCCGTACGGATGGAGTCCGAACGCCATCTACGGGCGGACATCGAGACCGTTCCCTTCGATCCGGAGGTCCACGAGGTGGTCGAGGACATCAAAGCAGCCACCTACCACCGGATCCATATCCGAAAGAACCGCACATGGAAAGCCACGGTCATTTTCGATGTCTGA
- a CDS encoding CooT family nickel-binding protein, which produces MCEATAYLIRNGKEEKLLESVDIVEPDNGKLRIVNIFGEQKLVDAKIKKLNLVEHKIVLE; this is translated from the coding sequence ATGTGTGAAGCAACGGCCTATCTGATCAGAAACGGAAAAGAGGAGAAGCTGCTGGAAAGCGTGGACATCGTGGAGCCCGATAACGGCAAGCTTCGTATCGTCAACATCTTTGGTGAACAAAAGCTCGTTGACGCCAAGATCAAGAAACTGAACCTGGTGGAACACAAAATCGTTCTGGAGTAA
- a CDS encoding DUF3842 family protein, translated as MSKLKKICVVDGQGGGIGSTIVKRLKETYGERVDIIALGTNAIATAQMMKARANRGATGENAIRVTAATADAIIGPVSIVLVDAMMGEVTAGIAAAICTSPAKKYLLPLTQEPVEIIGARPEPLPHLVDIIVNERMKELIE; from the coding sequence ATGAGTAAGCTCAAAAAGATTTGCGTTGTTGACGGGCAGGGTGGAGGTATCGGCAGTACGATCGTCAAGCGTCTGAAAGAGACGTACGGCGAACGGGTCGACATCATTGCCCTGGGTACCAATGCCATCGCAACGGCCCAGATGATGAAGGCTCGAGCCAACCGGGGCGCCACCGGCGAAAATGCCATTCGTGTAACCGCGGCCACGGCCGACGCCATTATCGGCCCTGTGAGCATCGTTCTCGTGGACGCCATGATGGGCGAGGTCACCGCCGGCATCGCGGCGGCGATCTGCACCAGTCCGGCGAAAAAGTATTTGTTGCCCCTGACCCAGGAACCCGTCGAGATTATCGGAGCGCGGCCCGAACCGCTGCCCCATCTGGTGGATATCATAGTGAACGAAAGAATGAAGGAGTTGATTGAATAA
- a CDS encoding FAD-dependent oxidoreductase, giving the protein MNVVIIGAVALGPKTACRLKRLKPGANVLLVDRDRLISYGGCGIPYYVSGDVADASQLQSTSFHMLRDESFFKNAKDVRVLTRTEAVAIDRRRKNVLVRNLDSGEEQELPYDKLVLATGARAHRLPIPGADQEGVFTVSSLNEAISIKNRLTTGKMEKAVVIGAGAIGLEMAEAFSDLWGVETAVVEIQDQILPGVADPNVARMAQKHMEENNVRFHLGETIQAIERRDSGLVVVTDQRSLETDAVIMAVGFRPNSDLARDAGLEVTPRGGIVVNSRMETSDPDIYAGGDCIEVKHLLTGKRFHLPSGSLANRQGRIIGTNVAGGNATFEGVVGSFIVKLFEISFGSVGLNEKQAKAEGFDPVSAFVVQGDRAHFYPEMELMYLQLIVDRKTRRVLGLQGIGAKNDALAARIDAVAAILKYQPTIEDISNLEVAYAPPFSAAMDILNAVANTADNILAEKNRILNVDEFDKLFQCRHDGDFIFLDVRGPQNAQPYVERYPACWINIPQDELRERMAEVPKDKKLILVCNSGVRSYEAQITLEDAGIGNTRNLQGGVAALKKWGIHLTE; this is encoded by the coding sequence ATGAACGTTGTGATCATCGGCGCGGTGGCTCTGGGACCCAAAACGGCTTGCCGACTGAAACGGTTGAAACCCGGAGCAAACGTACTTCTGGTGGATCGGGACCGGCTGATCTCCTATGGAGGCTGCGGCATCCCCTATTATGTGTCGGGGGACGTGGCCGATGCAAGCCAACTGCAAAGCACCAGCTTCCACATGTTGAGAGACGAATCTTTTTTCAAGAACGCCAAGGATGTGCGTGTACTGACCCGAACCGAGGCTGTCGCCATCGACCGGCGGCGCAAGAACGTTCTGGTCCGCAATCTGGATTCGGGTGAAGAACAAGAGCTTCCCTACGACAAGCTGGTGCTGGCCACGGGGGCTCGCGCACACCGTCTGCCCATACCGGGGGCGGACCAGGAAGGCGTGTTCACCGTTTCCAGCTTGAACGAAGCGATTTCGATAAAGAACCGTCTGACGACCGGAAAAATGGAAAAGGCGGTCGTTATCGGAGCGGGCGCCATCGGCCTCGAAATGGCGGAGGCTTTCTCGGATTTATGGGGAGTGGAGACTGCCGTCGTCGAAATCCAGGATCAGATCCTTCCCGGTGTCGCCGATCCCAACGTAGCCCGCATGGCTCAGAAACATATGGAGGAGAACAACGTTAGGTTCCACCTCGGAGAAACCATACAGGCCATCGAGCGCCGGGATTCGGGCCTGGTCGTCGTTACCGACCAACGCTCCCTGGAAACCGACGCCGTGATCATGGCCGTGGGGTTCCGTCCCAACTCCGATCTCGCCCGAGACGCCGGTCTCGAGGTGACCCCAAGGGGCGGAATCGTCGTCAACAGCCGGATGGAAACATCCGATCCCGACATCTACGCGGGGGGCGACTGCATCGAGGTCAAGCATCTCCTGACGGGAAAGCGCTTCCATCTGCCGTCCGGCTCCCTGGCCAATCGACAGGGCAGAATCATCGGCACGAACGTCGCAGGCGGTAACGCGACCTTCGAGGGTGTTGTGGGAAGCTTCATCGTCAAGCTGTTTGAAATCAGTTTCGGAAGCGTGGGGCTCAACGAAAAGCAGGCCAAAGCGGAAGGGTTCGATCCCGTTAGCGCCTTTGTGGTGCAGGGAGATCGCGCCCACTTCTATCCCGAAATGGAACTCATGTACCTCCAGCTGATCGTTGACCGAAAGACACGCCGGGTCCTGGGTCTGCAAGGCATCGGAGCCAAGAACGACGCTCTGGCGGCTAGAATCGACGCTGTGGCCGCCATACTCAAATATCAGCCCACCATCGAGGATATCAGTAACCTTGAAGTGGCCTATGCGCCGCCTTTTTCAGCCGCCATGGATATCCTGAACGCCGTCGCCAATACGGCGGATAACATTCTGGCTGAAAAGAACCGTATCTTGAACGTGGACGAGTTCGACAAACTCTTTCAGTGCCGACACGACGGCGATTTCATCTTTCTCGACGTCAGGGGACCGCAAAACGCCCAGCCCTACGTAGAACGATACCCCGCTTGCTGGATCAATATACCCCAGGACGAATTGCGTGAACGAATGGCGGAAGTGCCGAAAGACAAGAAGCTGATTCTGGTATGTAATTCGGGCGTTCGTTCGTATGAAGCACAGATCACACTGGAAGACGCCGGTATCGGAAACACGAGAAACCTTCAAGGCGGGGTGGCCGCGCTGAAAAAATGGGGCATCCATTTGACGGAATAA